A window of the Phaseolus vulgaris cultivar G19833 chromosome 5, P. vulgaris v2.0, whole genome shotgun sequence genome harbors these coding sequences:
- the LOC137835279 gene encoding VQ motif-containing protein 19-like has protein sequence MEISSRFQERESHPSRMNSPTSNVSNCMSSSNSNGIQIPTPPLTPKTIPRSDSDPYPTTFVQADTSTFKQVVQMLTGSSDTTKQAQDPVPPPPPPPSRNFNIPPIKTPPKKQGKLYERRNSLKNSLMLNTLMPNFARNNSPGFSPRNKPEILSPSLLDFPSLALSPVTPLNDDPFDKSSPSLGNSSEEEKAIAEKGFYLHPSPMTTPRDSEPQLLPLFPLTSPRVSESPS, from the coding sequence ATGGAAATCAGCTCAAGGTTTCAGGAAAGAGAGAGCCACCCTTCTCGTATGAACTCTCCAACAAGCAATGTGAGCAACTGCATGAGCAGCAGCAACAGCAATGGCATCCAAATCCCAACACCACCCCTCACTCCCAAGACCATCCCCAGATCTGACTCCGACCCCTACCCTACCACTTTTGTCCAAGCTGACACCTCCACTTTCAAGCAGGTGGTTCAAATGTTAACTGGCTCTTCTGACACCACAAAGCAAGCACAAGATCCAgtgccaccaccaccacctccaccGTCCAGAAACTTCAACATCCCCCCAATCAAGACTCCACCCAAGAAGCAGGGCAAGCTCTATGAGAGGAggaacagcctcaagaacagcCTCATGCTCAACACCTTGATGCCCAATTTTGCTCGAAACAACTCTCCAGGCTTCTCACCCAGAAATAAGCCAGAGATCCTCTCCCCAAGCTTGCTTGACTTCCCTTCCCTTGCTCTCAGCCCTGTCACCCCATTGAATGATGACCCTTTTGACAAGTCCTCACCTTCATTGGGAAACTCATCAGAGGAGGAAAAGGCCATAGCTGAAAAGGGCTTCTACTTGCATCCCTCTCCCATGACCACCCCCAGAGACTCTGAACCACAGCTCTTGCCTTTGTTCCCACTGACCTCACCTAGAGTCTCAGAATCACCCTCCTGA
- the LOC137835278 gene encoding probable bifunctional methylthioribulose-1-phosphate dehydratase/enolase-phosphatase E1, protein MAAIGLNGVKVGTTSSQAYLEGKAVKETRALMAELCRHFYTLGWVTGTGGSITMRVHDDSIPKPQQLILMSPSGVQKERMEAEDMYVLSNSGSILSAPSPKPYPHKPPKCTDCDPLFRKAYEMRDAEAVFHSHGIESCLVTMINPLSKEFRITHMEMIKGIKGHGYYDELVVPIIENTAYEYQLTESFAKAIEDYPKATAVLVRNHGVFVWGDSWISAKTQSECYHYLFDAALKLHQMGLDWSTPNHGPIQSARRGLISIDGESNVSVKASKSNGETDPFPRCIVLDIEGTTTPISFVSEVLFPYARENVGKHLSLTYDTPDTKADIELLRSQVQSDLEQGIAGAVPIPPDDAGKEDVIAGIVANVDAMIKADRKITALKELQGHIWRTGYESNELEGIVFDDVPEALEKWHALGVKVYIYSSGSRLAQRLIFGKTNHGDLRKYLSGFFDTTVGNKRETRSYTEISESLGVDKPSDILFVTDVHQEATAAKAAGLEVIISIRPGNGPLPDNHGFKTIKSFSEI, encoded by the exons ATGGCAGCCATTGGTCTGAACGGCGTGAAGGTGGGGACGACGTCGTCTCAGGCGTACCTTGAAGGCAAGGCCGTGAAGGAGACAAGGGCGTTGATGGCTGAACTTTGTCGCCATTTCTACACCCTTGGATGGGTCACAGGAACAGGTGGCAGCATCACCATGAGGGTCCATGATGACTCCATTCCCAAGCCTCAACAGCTCATACTCATGTCCCCTTCTG GTGTTCAGAAAGAAAGAATGGAGGCAGAGGATATGTATGTGTTATCAAACAGTGGAAGCATTTTGTCTGCTCCATCTCCTAAACCTTACCCACACAAGCCTCCCAAATGTACCGATTGTGATCCACTTTTCAGGAAA GCATATGAAATGCGAGATGCTGAGGCTGTTTTCCACAGTCACGGAATAGAATCTTGTCTTGTAACAATGATCAATCCATTATCAAAGGAGTTTCGA ATTACTCACATGGAAATGATAAAAGGAATCAAAGGGCATGGCTATTATGATGAACTTGTGGTCCCCATAATTGAGAACACGGCCTATGAGTATCAGCTCACAGAGTCTTTTGCTAAAGCT ATAGAAGACTACCCAAAAGCAACAGCAGTACTTGTTCGCAACCATGGGGTATTTGTCTGGGGAGATTCGTGGATCAGTGCTAAAACTCAG TCTGAGTGTTACCATTACCTCTTTGATGCTGCTCTCAAGCTTCACCAAATGGGATTGGACTGGTCGACTCCAAATCATGGTCCAATACAAAGTGCTAGGAGGGGTCTAATAAGTATTGATGGGGAGTCGAACGTGTCAGTTAAAGCGAGTAAATCTAATGGTGAAACTGATCCATTCCCA CGTTGCATTGTTCTTGACATTGAAGGAACTACTACGCCCATATCATTTGTTTCAGAGGTTCTCTTCCCTTATGCCCGTGAGAATGTTGGGAAGCATCTATCTCTAACATATGATACCCCTGATACCAAAGCTGATATTGAGCTGCTTCGTTCCCAA GTtcaaagtgaccttgaacaagGGATTGCAGGTGCTGTGCCTATCCCTCCAGATGATGCTGGGAAAGAGGATGTCATTGCTGGAATCGTTGCTAATGTGGATGCTATGATAAAAGCTGATAGAAAAATCACTGCCTTAAAAGAGTTGCAG GGTCACATATGGAGAACTGGTTATGAGAGTAATGAATTGGAGGGAATAGTTTTTGATGATGTACCAGAAGCTCTAGAAAAGTGGCATGCCTTGGGTGTAAAG GTATACATATATTCTAGTGGTAGCAGGTTGGCACAAAGGCTAATATTTGGAAAAACAAACCATGGGGACTTAAGAAAATATTTGTCTGGGTTTTTTGACACCACTGTGGG GAACAAAAGAGAGACACGCAGTTATACTGAAATTTCTGAGTCACTCGGTGTTGATAAACCAtcagatattttatttgtaactGATGTACATCAAGAAGCCACAGCTGCAAAGGCAGCAG GTTTGGAGGTGATAATTTCTATTCGACCTGGAAATGGACCCCTCCCTGACAATCATGGGTTCAAGACAATCAAATCCTTCTCAGAGATCTAA